Proteins encoded by one window of Winogradskyella sp. PG-2:
- a CDS encoding gluconate 2-dehydrogenase subunit 3 family protein, whose translation MKRRDVLRGFFGFTVIGLSSYYGTNYFFRDSTSNLKDIRKYSSLIAELVEVIIPISDTPSAKDAQVHNFIISYLENCASRKEYKNFMNGLNDIESESKTRFNELYKDCRVDQKYLLLKELDDSSNNSLIKKISNKIMGRSFFDLLKSLTIEGYCTSEVGATKFLRYQPVPGNYEAITNIRKNQKAWATK comes from the coding sequence ATGAAAAGAAGAGATGTATTAAGAGGATTTTTTGGATTTACAGTTATAGGTTTGTCTTCTTATTATGGAACGAACTATTTTTTTAGAGATTCCACTTCAAATTTAAAAGACATCAGAAAATATTCAAGTCTCATTGCCGAATTAGTTGAAGTAATTATTCCGATATCAGATACTCCTAGCGCAAAAGATGCACAAGTCCATAATTTCATAATTAGTTATTTAGAGAATTGTGCTAGCCGCAAAGAATATAAAAATTTCATGAATGGATTAAATGATATTGAGTCTGAGAGTAAGACTAGATTTAATGAATTATACAAGGATTGTAGAGTAGATCAAAAGTATTTGCTTTTAAAAGAATTAGACGATTCTTCAAACAATTCTTTAATAAAGAAGATTAGTAATAAAATTATGGGAAGATCTTTTTTTGATTTGCTTAAATCCTTAACTATTGAGGGATATTGTACCTCGGAGGTGGGTGCAACAAAATTTCTGAGATATCAGCCTGTTCCAGGTAATTATGAGGCCATAACTAATATTAGAAAAAATCAAAAAGCTTGGGCAACAAAATAA
- a CDS encoding GMC oxidoreductase — MINMSEENTFDAIVVGSGISGGWAAKELTEAGLKTIVLERGRNVEHIKDYPTANTHPWEFKNRSHLNKKEISERPIQSSHCDDTNKHFFVKDIEHPYIEEKPFKWIRGYQVGGRSLTWGRQCYRWSDLDFEANKKDGYGIDWPIRYKDLEKWYDYVEQYVGISGDYDNLPHLPDGVFLPPIPMNVIEKHLKKCLDEKYTDRKVITGRVANLTEFKKGRGKCVYRNMCSRGCLFSGYFSSNSSTLKDAKITGNLTIRPYSIVKEVIYDEDKKRAIGVVVIDKETKEELRFFSKIIFLNASTIATTAILLNSISKSFPEGLGNSSGQLGHNLMDHVINEGTYGIHEGFIDKYYEGRSPGTIYIPRFQNVSKKTKNKEFLRGYGIQGKGERENWRSKSSPGIGLELKKALQYPGKWKISLGGRGEVLPYFENKISLDFDKKDQWGIPLVKINFKYGDNEIAMMKHMTKASEEILLNSGFNKVQSYRSSPTPGSAVHEMGTARMGRNPESSVLNKHNQMHDVKNVFITDGSCMTSSGCQNPSLTYMALTARACNYAVNQIKKGRL, encoded by the coding sequence ATGATAAATATGTCTGAAGAAAATACATTCGATGCTATTGTAGTTGGTTCTGGTATAAGTGGAGGTTGGGCAGCAAAGGAATTAACGGAAGCAGGATTAAAAACTATTGTTCTTGAAAGGGGGCGAAATGTTGAGCACATTAAGGATTATCCAACAGCGAATACGCATCCCTGGGAATTTAAGAATAGATCTCATTTGAATAAAAAGGAGATATCGGAAAGGCCCATACAGAGCAGTCATTGTGATGACACTAACAAGCATTTTTTTGTAAAGGATATTGAGCATCCATATATTGAAGAGAAACCATTTAAATGGATAAGAGGTTATCAGGTTGGGGGAAGATCTTTAACCTGGGGTAGGCAATGTTATCGTTGGTCTGATTTAGATTTTGAAGCCAATAAAAAAGATGGTTATGGAATAGATTGGCCAATTAGATATAAGGATTTAGAAAAATGGTATGATTATGTTGAACAATATGTAGGAATTAGTGGAGATTACGATAATTTACCTCATTTACCAGATGGAGTTTTTTTGCCACCTATACCAATGAATGTAATAGAAAAGCATCTAAAAAAGTGTCTTGATGAAAAATATACAGATAGGAAGGTGATTACCGGCAGAGTCGCAAATTTAACTGAATTTAAAAAAGGTCGTGGTAAATGTGTTTATCGAAATATGTGTAGTAGAGGATGTCTTTTTTCAGGATATTTTAGCAGTAATTCAAGTACTTTAAAGGACGCTAAAATCACTGGTAATTTAACAATTAGGCCTTACTCAATTGTAAAAGAGGTTATATATGATGAAGATAAGAAGAGAGCCATCGGCGTTGTTGTTATTGACAAAGAAACAAAAGAAGAATTAAGGTTTTTTTCTAAAATTATATTTTTAAATGCATCTACAATAGCAACTACTGCAATTTTATTGAATTCTATTTCTAAGTCATTTCCTGAGGGACTCGGTAATTCAAGTGGTCAATTAGGTCATAATTTAATGGATCATGTAATTAATGAAGGCACTTACGGTATACATGAAGGATTTATAGATAAATATTATGAAGGTAGATCTCCAGGGACTATTTATATACCTAGATTTCAGAATGTTAGTAAAAAGACAAAAAATAAAGAGTTTTTAAGAGGTTACGGTATTCAGGGTAAGGGAGAAAGAGAAAACTGGAGGTCAAAATCTAGTCCAGGGATAGGTCTAGAGTTAAAAAAGGCTTTGCAATATCCTGGGAAATGGAAGATTTCTTTGGGAGGTAGAGGAGAAGTTTTACCATATTTTGAAAATAAGATTTCTTTAGATTTTGATAAAAAAGATCAATGGGGAATTCCCTTGGTAAAAATCAATTTTAAGTATGGTGATAATGAAATTGCTATGATGAAACATATGACAAAGGCAAGTGAAGAAATATTATTGAATTCTGGCTTTAATAAAGTTCAAAGCTACAGGTCAAGCCCCACCCCAGGTTCAGCTGTGCATGAAATGGGTACGGCTCGAATGGGTAGAAATCCAGAATCATCGGTGTTAAATAAGCATAATCAAATGCACGATGTTAAAAACGTATTTATTACCGATGGTAGTTGTATGACATCATCAGGTTGTCAAAACCCATCTTTAACTTATATGGCTTTAACAGCTAGAGCTTGCAATTATGCTGTAAATCAAATAAAGAAAGGTAGATTATGA